One genomic region from Flavobacterium lindanitolerans encodes:
- a CDS encoding IS3 family transposase has protein sequence MQLPKAFFKTLKIELVHHRKYSTRKEASESIAEYIENFYNSGRRHSALGNFTIEEFQNQS, from the coding sequence ATGCAGTTGCCGAAAGCTTTTTTTAAGACATTGAAAATAGAACTTGTTCATCATAGAAAATATTCAACTAGAAAAGAAGCAAGCGAATCCATTGCTGAGTATATAGAAAATTTTTATAACAGTGGTCGCAGACATTCCGCTCTTGGAAATTTCACAATAGAAGAATTTCAGAATCAGTCATAA
- a CDS encoding tetratricopeptide repeat protein, which translates to MENKDILLRNNTGNKPKSAIVDGFVIRTNEFDYIQSSLTNAIEDNKFSNYVIIGQRGAGKTTLLHRLNYAILDEEKLANKFLPIMFSEEQYNVSDLTNLWEAVAIGIEDNFYKENLSDSIDEIIDKETNYEISAFNLLDNFLKSKEKIAILFIENINFFLKKLNDTEKKRLKTILTSNTSFRIFGSSTSYNDGSIDFGDPFYKFFTLIQLDGLTQVDCEKLLIKIGQQYGEEEQIREIIDKYPGRVEALRRLTGGVPRTISYLFQIFLDNENGKAIKDLYLLIDTLTLLYKSELDQLSTQQQKVIDAIARKWDAISVKEITKRTRLESKNISSILSYLEKNQLIEKVPTTTKNHLYRIKERFMNIWYLMRFGRKHDKENVIWLVRFFDAWCDESELTKRLRRHIRNLKDGNYDAAAAIDMGNTFLSCENIPENLKEELISTTNSVLPDRLLKGAKTTKKDVLSDIKTLLKNRKYNEAVERLEAITSKDIDYYMLIISAYLMQGNQQKALDAAKAAWKLDSQDSSVSITLGLIYELYLHDPNKAIEFYEKSLALPHPHPYAANRLGILYAKNKDFDLAIKYHNQAVSKNFKNSLLDLGNLYAEMEDLEKAEKYFKDAVKAKIEKSNTALAEFYIKQKRRKDAETVLLNAVEAKEEESNINLGKFYLEQKKSDFKKAKEHFTLAIEKGEIDGYNQLGRLYMRLKETDKALSTYEEGVAHNDPESAHQLGHIFASQGKFEKSDEMFGKALELGDISVVGCWVHSIFKSKRTDKLTFALDLIEKFKPKETDTAIELLYAKILLWKGDVTKSIDIVKKHIIDLRNIHEDDDNRYREFAELVEFFLLLIAKKEYEVALDMFSESNAFQLKTMLKPIYYLLMDELKKDFPLEHLKAGKELTETINDLKKEVEYLRKK; encoded by the coding sequence ATGGAAAATAAGGATATATTGCTTAGAAACAATACTGGAAACAAACCCAAATCTGCTATTGTAGATGGATTTGTTATCCGCACCAATGAATTTGATTACATTCAAAGCTCATTGACAAACGCCATCGAAGACAACAAATTCTCTAATTATGTTATTATTGGACAACGTGGCGCAGGCAAAACAACCCTATTGCACAGGTTGAACTACGCAATTTTAGATGAAGAAAAATTAGCAAATAAATTTCTGCCCATAATGTTCTCAGAAGAACAGTACAACGTATCTGATTTAACTAATTTATGGGAAGCCGTTGCTATTGGTATTGAAGATAATTTTTACAAAGAAAATCTATCTGATTCAATAGACGAAATAATAGATAAAGAGACAAATTATGAGATATCAGCATTTAACCTTTTGGACAACTTTCTTAAATCTAAAGAGAAGATTGCAATTTTATTTATTGAAAATATAAATTTCTTCCTTAAGAAACTTAACGATACAGAGAAAAAAAGGCTAAAGACCATCCTCACATCAAACACATCGTTTAGAATATTCGGTTCTTCGACTTCATACAATGATGGAAGTATCGATTTTGGTGATCCATTTTACAAATTCTTCACATTAATACAACTCGATGGCTTGACCCAAGTAGACTGCGAGAAGCTTCTAATCAAGATAGGACAGCAATATGGGGAGGAGGAACAAATCAGAGAAATTATTGACAAATACCCGGGAAGAGTTGAAGCTTTACGAAGACTAACAGGAGGTGTTCCTAGAACTATATCCTACCTCTTTCAGATTTTTCTAGATAACGAAAACGGCAAAGCTATTAAAGACCTTTATCTACTTATAGATACTTTAACGCTATTATACAAGTCAGAACTGGACCAATTATCAACTCAACAGCAAAAAGTAATTGACGCTATCGCCAGAAAGTGGGATGCAATTTCTGTAAAAGAAATTACAAAGCGTACAAGATTAGAGAGCAAGAATATATCATCTATACTTTCATATTTAGAAAAAAATCAGCTAATCGAAAAAGTACCAACCACAACAAAAAACCATTTATACCGAATTAAAGAACGTTTTATGAATATTTGGTATTTAATGAGGTTCGGCCGAAAACATGATAAGGAAAATGTAATATGGCTAGTTAGGTTCTTTGATGCATGGTGTGATGAAAGTGAACTCACTAAGAGACTCAGGAGGCATATCAGGAATCTTAAAGATGGTAATTATGATGCCGCTGCCGCAATTGACATGGGCAATACTTTTTTATCATGTGAAAACATTCCTGAGAACTTAAAAGAAGAGTTAATTAGCACCACAAACTCCGTGCTGCCCGACAGACTTCTGAAAGGAGCCAAAACAACTAAAAAAGATGTCCTTAGCGATATCAAGACACTATTAAAAAATAGGAAATATAATGAAGCTGTTGAACGCTTAGAAGCCATAACAAGTAAAGATATCGATTACTATATGTTGATAATTTCAGCATATCTCATGCAAGGAAATCAGCAAAAAGCACTAGATGCGGCCAAAGCCGCATGGAAACTAGACAGCCAGGATTCATCTGTTTCTATCACTTTAGGGCTTATTTACGAACTATATTTACATGATCCTAACAAAGCCATTGAATTTTATGAAAAATCACTAGCTCTACCACATCCCCATCCTTACGCAGCTAATCGATTGGGAATCTTATATGCAAAAAATAAAGATTTTGACTTAGCAATAAAGTACCATAATCAAGCAGTATCAAAAAATTTCAAAAATTCTCTACTTGATCTTGGAAACTTGTATGCTGAAATGGAAGATCTTGAAAAGGCAGAAAAATATTTTAAGGATGCCGTTAAAGCAAAAATAGAAAAATCGAATACTGCATTAGCAGAATTTTATATAAAACAGAAAAGACGAAAAGACGCTGAAACAGTACTACTTAATGCAGTTGAAGCCAAAGAAGAAGAAAGCAACATTAATTTAGGTAAATTTTATCTGGAACAGAAAAAGTCAGATTTCAAAAAAGCAAAAGAGCATTTTACTTTAGCTATCGAAAAAGGAGAAATTGATGGTTATAATCAGCTTGGTAGACTTTACATGAGACTAAAGGAGACTGATAAGGCCCTATCTACCTACGAAGAAGGCGTAGCGCACAACGACCCTGAATCTGCTCACCAACTTGGTCACATTTTCGCCAGCCAAGGGAAGTTTGAAAAGTCTGATGAAATGTTTGGCAAAGCACTTGAATTAGGTGACATTTCAGTAGTTGGATGCTGGGTTCATAGTATTTTCAAGTCCAAAAGGACTGACAAATTAACTTTTGCCCTAGACCTTATTGAAAAATTTAAGCCAAAGGAAACTGATACCGCGATTGAATTACTTTATGCCAAAATACTTCTATGGAAAGGCGATGTAACCAAATCAATAGATATTGTTAAAAAGCATATTATCGATCTTCGCAACATACATGAAGATGATGATAATAGATATCGTGAATTTGCAGAGTTAGTAGAGTTTTTCCTTTTATTGATAGCAAAAAAAGAATATGAAGTTGCTTTAGATATGTTCAGTGAGTCCAATGCTTTCCAGCTTAAAACTATGCTTAAACCAATATACTACTTACTAATGGATGAACTCAAAAAAGATTTTCCATTGGAACATCTTAAAGCAGGAAAAGAACTTACAGAAACTATTAACGATTTAAAAAAGGAGGTGGAATATTTAAGAAAGAAATAA
- a CDS encoding cobyric acid synthase CobQ: MANNATIKYYPVGNGDTSLITLEDSTTILVDCNIRNCDNEDTYDVKKDLLQSVQYDKGIPHIDVFILTHGDQDHCRGFKKHFYQGAPENYSETDKKDGLIRIDTMWFSPMIAEENSNDDEDAHQKEAERRLELHRKKDPKKDNPGNRIKIIGYDGNKDYKDLDHLRAKPGDIVTRFNDKNQVLFSIFIHAPFKEHLESLGDDKKNSTSIVFQARFKNSLYQQDFSTLAMFGGDSDHTSWCIILEKTKKFKNEEALKWDLFLSPHHCSWSFFNDRPQEENPTPKKTSLEVLDYRRNNAKVIASSKKILDDEDNPPHYEAKSEYIKKVTEGNFLNTTTYDVINKIPQPIIFEVTSLGIVKPKKVEGAARVAGGAGLGIVNSPSKYGNGKV; this comes from the coding sequence ATGGCAAACAATGCTACAATTAAGTATTACCCAGTAGGAAACGGAGACACATCTCTCATAACACTGGAAGACAGTACAACCATTTTAGTTGACTGTAATATAAGGAACTGTGATAATGAAGACACTTACGATGTAAAAAAAGATTTACTACAAAGTGTACAATATGACAAAGGCATTCCTCACATTGATGTATTTATCCTAACTCACGGTGACCAAGACCACTGTCGAGGATTTAAAAAGCACTTTTACCAGGGCGCTCCTGAAAACTATTCGGAGACAGATAAAAAAGATGGCCTTATCAGAATTGACACAATGTGGTTCTCCCCTATGATAGCAGAAGAAAATTCCAACGATGACGAAGATGCCCACCAGAAGGAAGCAGAACGCAGATTGGAACTTCATCGCAAGAAAGACCCAAAGAAAGATAATCCAGGCAATAGAATAAAAATTATAGGTTATGATGGAAATAAAGACTATAAAGATTTGGACCATTTAAGAGCTAAGCCAGGTGATATCGTTACCCGATTTAATGATAAGAACCAAGTGTTGTTCTCCATCTTTATTCATGCACCGTTCAAAGAGCATTTGGAATCACTTGGGGATGACAAAAAAAACTCAACAAGTATAGTATTTCAAGCTAGGTTCAAGAACTCTCTCTACCAGCAAGATTTTTCTACATTAGCAATGTTTGGAGGAGATTCTGACCATACTTCATGGTGTATTATCTTAGAAAAAACAAAAAAATTCAAAAATGAGGAAGCATTAAAGTGGGATTTATTTCTCTCACCTCATCACTGCTCATGGTCATTTTTTAATGATAGGCCTCAGGAGGAAAATCCTACACCGAAAAAAACCTCACTAGAGGTATTGGATTACAGGAGAAATAATGCAAAGGTTATCGCTTCAAGTAAAAAGATTCTTGATGACGAAGATAATCCACCACATTACGAGGCTAAATCCGAATATATTAAAAAGGTTACCGAAGGAAACTTTCTTAACACAACCACTTACGATGTAATCAATAAGATTCCTCAGCCAATAATTTTTGAAGTAACGTCGTTGGGCATCGTCAAGCCAAAAAAGGTTGAAGGCGCAGCAAGAGTAGCTGGAGGCGCAGGTCTAGGCATTGTAAATAGTCCTTCAAAATATGGTAATGGAAAAGTTTAG
- a CDS encoding ThiF family adenylyltransferase, with protein MEKFSDSLSVYKNDLENSALRDSLKSLDKLIGGKVKILDWGNSKIAIPLEINVDLPSLGNFENLDIRTTEPIILVFDLINYPVSAPRVYTDRSDFPKSNLAHLYVAVNNRPPAFCYVRGNPDEWYANKRIEDLLIRISNWLHDAATGELAENGDQYEPLRLEGYSGNIIYDYDTILSVVTSKTALVVGENFSIALFEQVGLTNRSTYKFVKLITDKNALATIKEVDEERKKGKEDVSRRKYFFGFILWNEENEIKSEYQVNIPRSFEEFKLFCNYYEIKYEEFEKFVATFKELNEYIYFPVIVAIRRPSQLTGYSSNIEFINLRFKLDSDDVKDETIVNNISIDILSHNQPLTQKLARQISGRKIDLSGRSAVFGCGAIGSKIIMHLARSGQTNLTLIDPDYISPHNLVRHVLFSDNEGENKAEALAQKIRKFYPFEMTGVINGPSFKEGLIDKEETFKTYNWLLDFTASEAFFNKLVMLKSINNNQLASASISDFGNLGILYKEGANRNPRIDDLQVELYSLASTDENIHKWLQNEQLAASSNNLVVQVGVGCNSETTILSDDKISSHASYFSGVLKKEMENLSSQGKIYLNRILDTGDYKIETEIIKVDPFDIFQPVNDSTWTIRFKSGVIKQLTDEFRNAGKIETGGVFVGVCNYKTKTIHVTESIKAPIDSEGNSIHFIRGYKGLPEKISEVETKSGGQIGYIGEWHTHPDGPNFLSPQDMKSVQCHKEETDKLQPPLPVFLSIITPDGIFPYIF; from the coding sequence ATGGAAAAGTTTAGCGACAGCTTATCCGTTTATAAAAATGATTTAGAGAATTCCGCACTGCGGGATTCTCTAAAATCATTAGATAAGCTTATAGGAGGTAAGGTGAAAATATTAGATTGGGGAAATAGCAAGATCGCTATTCCATTAGAAATCAATGTAGATTTACCTAGTTTGGGTAATTTTGAGAATTTAGACATTAGAACAACCGAGCCAATTATTCTAGTGTTCGATTTAATCAATTATCCAGTTTCTGCCCCAAGAGTTTATACTGACAGATCGGATTTTCCCAAGAGTAACTTGGCCCATTTGTATGTGGCGGTAAATAATCGACCTCCTGCGTTCTGTTATGTCAGAGGCAATCCCGATGAGTGGTATGCAAACAAAAGAATTGAGGATTTGCTGATTCGCATAAGCAATTGGCTCCATGATGCAGCAACAGGAGAACTAGCTGAAAATGGCGATCAGTACGAACCATTAAGGCTAGAGGGATATTCTGGAAATATAATTTATGATTATGACACGATTTTAAGTGTTGTTACAAGTAAAACCGCGCTTGTTGTCGGAGAAAACTTTTCCATTGCTTTATTTGAACAAGTGGGCCTTACTAATCGATCAACTTATAAATTTGTTAAATTAATCACGGATAAAAATGCGCTGGCGACAATCAAGGAAGTTGATGAGGAGCGAAAAAAAGGAAAAGAGGATGTCTCAAGAAGAAAATATTTTTTCGGTTTTATTTTATGGAATGAAGAAAATGAAATAAAAAGTGAGTATCAAGTAAATATTCCAAGATCATTTGAAGAATTCAAACTGTTTTGCAATTATTACGAAATTAAGTACGAAGAGTTTGAAAAATTTGTTGCTACTTTCAAAGAACTAAATGAGTATATTTATTTTCCTGTAATTGTTGCTATTCGCAGACCGAGTCAATTGACAGGCTATTCTTCAAATATTGAATTTATAAACTTACGATTTAAATTAGATTCTGATGATGTTAAAGATGAAACGATAGTAAACAATATATCAATAGATATATTGTCGCACAATCAACCATTGACTCAAAAATTAGCAAGACAAATTTCAGGGAGGAAAATAGACCTGAGCGGAAGGAGTGCAGTCTTCGGATGTGGCGCAATTGGATCAAAAATAATTATGCATCTTGCTAGATCCGGACAAACAAACTTAACACTGATTGATCCCGATTATATTTCTCCTCATAATTTGGTTCGGCACGTTTTATTCTCTGATAATGAAGGAGAAAATAAAGCTGAAGCTTTGGCTCAAAAAATAAGGAAATTCTATCCTTTTGAAATGACAGGAGTTATAAATGGACCTTCGTTTAAAGAAGGACTGATAGATAAGGAAGAAACATTTAAGACATATAATTGGTTATTAGATTTCACGGCTTCTGAGGCATTCTTTAACAAACTGGTTATGCTAAAAAGCATAAATAATAATCAGCTTGCCAGTGCCTCAATTTCCGATTTTGGGAATTTAGGGATACTGTATAAAGAAGGGGCAAATCGAAATCCTCGAATTGATGATTTGCAGGTTGAACTTTATAGCCTTGCATCTACCGATGAAAATATTCATAAGTGGCTCCAAAATGAGCAATTAGCCGCAAGTTCAAACAACTTAGTAGTTCAAGTTGGCGTCGGCTGTAATTCTGAAACAACAATTTTATCAGATGATAAAATATCTTCGCATGCTTCATATTTCTCTGGTGTCCTAAAGAAAGAAATGGAGAATTTATCTTCGCAAGGAAAAATATACCTTAACCGCATTTTAGATACCGGAGATTACAAGATAGAAACTGAAATAATAAAAGTTGACCCATTTGATATTTTTCAACCCGTAAACGATTCAACGTGGACAATCCGCTTTAAGTCTGGTGTTATTAAGCAACTTACTGATGAATTTCGCAATGCTGGAAAAATTGAAACAGGAGGCGTGTTTGTTGGAGTATGTAATTATAAAACAAAAACAATTCATGTAACCGAATCAATTAAAGCACCTATTGACAGCGAAGGAAATTCTATTCACTTTATTAGAGGATATAAAGGCTTACCAGAAAAAATTTCAGAAGTTGAAACTAAATCAGGAGGCCAAATTGGCTATATAGGAGAATGGCATACCCATCCAGACGGCCCTAATTTTTTAAGTCCTCAAGATATGAAGAGTGTACAATGCCATAAAGAAGAAACCGATAAATTACAACCGCCATTGCCTGTTTTTTTATCAATCATAACTCCCGATGGAATATTTCCCTATATATTTTAA
- a CDS encoding SDR family oxidoreductase, whose translation MDLKNSTVLITGGTSGIGLELVKQLTEKGAQIIITGRRLEALNETKKQFSNIHTFQSDAGSPEDTRRLFEEVTRQFPDLNIIINNAGEMRLIDMLDSSKSLENLMREIDINLSGTIRMVHQFLPHLMEKQSAAIVNVSSAIAFLAYSSAPVYSASKAGVHAFTMALRLQLKGTNVKVLEFIPPGVNTNLQNEWILQPNPRQMMDADKVVQVAIKGLEKDTLEIMPVLVKIIRFLGHIIPKALMNFGHREFQRFRQLNNQLKT comes from the coding sequence ATGGATTTAAAGAACAGTACTGTCCTCATCACAGGAGGAACCAGCGGTATAGGCCTCGAACTTGTAAAGCAGCTTACTGAAAAGGGAGCCCAGATAATTATTACGGGGCGCAGGCTTGAGGCTTTGAATGAAACAAAGAAGCAATTCAGTAACATCCACACTTTTCAGAGCGATGCGGGCAGTCCGGAAGATACAAGGCGGCTTTTTGAAGAAGTTACCCGACAATTTCCAGACCTTAACATCATTATCAATAATGCTGGCGAAATGCGGCTGATTGACATGTTGGACTCTTCCAAAAGCCTAGAAAACCTGATGCGTGAAATTGACATCAATCTTTCGGGAACCATCCGGATGGTACATCAGTTCCTGCCCCATCTAATGGAAAAACAATCTGCAGCTATTGTCAATGTCTCTTCTGCCATCGCATTTTTGGCCTATTCTTCGGCACCTGTCTACAGCGCATCAAAGGCGGGAGTTCACGCCTTCACCATGGCTTTACGCCTGCAATTGAAGGGAACGAATGTAAAAGTGCTTGAATTTATCCCCCCGGGAGTCAATACTAACCTGCAAAATGAATGGATACTACAGCCGAACCCACGCCAGATGATGGACGCAGACAAAGTAGTGCAAGTGGCTATTAAGGGACTAGAAAAAGATACGCTCGAAATCATGCCTGTTCTGGTAAAGATCATCAGGTTTCTGGGGCACATCATCCCTAAAGCACTGATGAACTTCGGCCACAGGGAATTTCAAAGATTCAGACAACTTAATAATCAACTAAAAACATAA
- a CDS encoding DUF2147 domain-containing protein: MKKNAFAVILLLVSITSFAQKLPADKIVGVWQCEDYKIEVFKSGNTYSAKLLWSKDMFETDDKTPKRDSKNPDSKMKNRPVQGITHITGLVYEDGAYVDGKLYSIQDGNTYSLKGKLKTADELETRGYKGVPMLGKTFKWNRIK, encoded by the coding sequence ATGAAAAAAAATGCTTTTGCAGTAATACTGCTACTCGTATCGATTACATCCTTTGCTCAGAAATTACCTGCCGACAAAATCGTAGGCGTTTGGCAGTGCGAAGATTATAAAATAGAAGTATTCAAATCAGGTAATACCTACTCGGCAAAGCTCTTGTGGTCCAAGGACATGTTCGAGACAGATGACAAAACACCCAAGAGAGATAGTAAGAACCCTGACTCAAAAATGAAAAACCGACCGGTACAGGGCATTACCCATATTACGGGATTGGTATATGAAGATGGCGCATATGTAGACGGAAAACTCTACAGCATACAAGATGGCAATACCTACAGCCTCAAAGGCAAGCTTAAGACCGCTGATGAACTTGAGACCAGAGGTTATAAGGGAGTGCCGATGCTTGGGAAAACTTTTAAATGGAATCGTATAAAATAA
- a CDS encoding DoxX family protein, with the protein MVKNIISLVLLIISVALNVRHSWDTFNYKGNPESVKAMADLGIGESAVPFLGALALLIAVLLLIPRTFFLGNLLNAFVIVLIMSLALRAGNYKMALFEIPFLVMPLIMIGLGYPFKK; encoded by the coding sequence ATGGTTAAAAATATAATTTCATTAGTTCTGCTGATTATATCAGTAGCACTTAATGTCCGACATTCTTGGGATACGTTCAATTACAAGGGCAATCCGGAGTCTGTCAAAGCAATGGCGGATCTTGGCATAGGCGAATCCGCCGTTCCTTTCCTTGGGGCTCTTGCTCTGCTGATTGCGGTACTTTTACTGATTCCAAGGACATTTTTTCTGGGAAATCTGCTCAATGCTTTTGTAATTGTCCTGATTATGTCATTGGCATTGCGTGCTGGCAATTACAAGATGGCACTGTTTGAGATTCCGTTTCTTGTAATGCCATTAATTATGATTGGGTTGGGATACCCTTTCAAAAAATAA
- a CDS encoding helix-turn-helix domain-containing protein translates to MANSTPYRIKSVSEIHRLMGLPSPCHPLISIVDLKGLRNDTGIDAVIFDLYVISMKRGCDGLHYGQQKYDFDEGIMAFLSPGQVLRGEDGGVPPHLEGWMLFVHPDFLWNTSLAKKIKKYEYFGYSTSEALFLSDKEETVINEITKNIRDEYHSNIDKFSQDIIISNLETLLNYSERFYERQFITRKVTNHKLLEGVEELLEDYFSTNEQALHGIPSVDFLARNLAISPKYLSSMLKQLTGLTAQQHIQMKILEQAKEKLSTSGLTVSEIAFSLGFEHSQSFSKFFKGKTKLSPLEFRRSFN, encoded by the coding sequence ATGGCAAATTCGACACCTTACAGGATAAAATCAGTATCGGAAATACACCGCTTAATGGGGCTTCCCAGCCCCTGCCATCCACTTATCAGTATTGTTGACCTTAAAGGCCTTCGGAATGATACCGGTATTGATGCGGTTATCTTTGACCTTTATGTAATTTCTATGAAAAGGGGCTGTGATGGTTTGCACTACGGGCAGCAGAAGTATGATTTTGACGAAGGGATTATGGCCTTTTTATCACCAGGACAGGTGTTACGGGGCGAAGACGGCGGTGTGCCTCCCCATCTTGAAGGCTGGATGCTTTTTGTGCATCCTGATTTTTTATGGAATACCTCACTGGCCAAAAAGATAAAGAAGTATGAATACTTTGGATATTCGACCAGTGAAGCCCTGTTCCTTTCCGATAAGGAAGAGACTGTTATCAATGAAATTACAAAAAATATCAGGGACGAATACCATTCCAACATCGACAAATTCAGCCAGGACATCATCATTTCCAATCTTGAAACGTTGCTGAATTATTCCGAGCGTTTTTATGAAAGGCAGTTTATCACACGTAAAGTCACCAACCATAAATTGCTGGAAGGCGTCGAGGAGCTGCTGGAAGATTATTTTAGCACGAACGAACAGGCATTGCATGGCATCCCTTCTGTCGATTTCCTTGCCCGAAATCTTGCAATCTCTCCAAAATATCTCAGCAGTATGCTCAAGCAGCTCACCGGGCTTACGGCCCAACAACACATACAGATGAAGATACTTGAACAAGCCAAAGAAAAGCTTTCAACCTCTGGACTTACCGTCAGTGAGATAGCATTTAGCCTTGGGTTTGAGCATTCACAATCGTTCAGCAAGTTTTTTAAAGGTAAAACAAAACTCTCTCCTTTGGAGTTTAGGCGGTCGTTCAATTGA
- a CDS encoding winged helix-turn-helix transcriptional regulator, with protein MTEEVALQIKELILHVQDTLYVIGGKWRLPIIIAIKHGNHRFKDIKDFVPKITNRVLSAELKALEANKLITRKVHDTSPILVEYRITEYALSVKEVANAMGDWGRNHRKKLKDKGD; from the coding sequence ATGACGGAAGAAGTAGCATTGCAGATAAAGGAGCTGATCCTGCACGTGCAGGACACATTATATGTAATCGGCGGAAAATGGAGACTGCCAATAATCATCGCAATCAAGCATGGAAACCACCGTTTCAAGGACATAAAGGATTTTGTGCCAAAGATCACCAACAGGGTACTTTCCGCAGAGCTTAAGGCGCTCGAGGCCAATAAGCTGATCACCAGGAAAGTGCATGACACGTCGCCAATATTAGTAGAGTACAGGATCACCGAATATGCGCTTAGCGTGAAAGAAGTAGCCAATGCTATGGGAGACTGGGGACGGAACCACCGAAAAAAGTTGAAAGATAAGGGTGACTAG
- a CDS encoding SDR family oxidoreductase, with translation MKTAFITGANKGIGFETARQLLQQGYRVFIGSRDRKRGIEAVEKLISEGFSNAEFIQIDVTDTESVERARASLGEKTDTLDVLINNSGINGIEFDGDKPLMHTATETDVTKFREVFEVNVFGVVNVTQAFLDLLKKSDEPRIVNVSSSQGSLTLHSDPDFIHYRHKGVVYQSSKAALNMYTLVLAYELRDLPFKVNAVSPGSTKTDFNHQLGQGSVEDAARRIIKYATIGSDGPTGKFFSEDMNPETGEIPW, from the coding sequence ATGAAAACAGCGTTCATTACTGGAGCGAATAAGGGAATAGGCTTTGAGACCGCAAGGCAATTATTGCAGCAAGGCTACCGTGTATTCATAGGCAGCCGCGACAGGAAAAGAGGAATTGAGGCCGTAGAAAAGCTTATCTCTGAAGGATTTTCAAATGCAGAATTTATCCAGATAGATGTCACAGATACCGAATCTGTTGAAAGAGCCCGGGCGTCTTTGGGTGAAAAAACAGACACCCTGGATGTGCTAATCAATAATTCGGGAATCAACGGTATCGAATTCGATGGAGACAAACCCCTGATGCATACGGCAACAGAAACCGACGTAACCAAATTTAGGGAAGTATTTGAAGTAAACGTATTCGGGGTTGTCAATGTAACCCAGGCATTTCTGGACCTGCTCAAGAAATCAGATGAACCCAGAATTGTCAACGTAAGCTCCAGCCAAGGTTCGCTTACCCTTCACAGCGATCCTGATTTTATCCATTACAGGCACAAAGGTGTCGTGTATCAGTCCTCCAAAGCGGCATTGAACATGTATACACTTGTACTGGCCTATGAACTTAGAGACCTGCCGTTCAAGGTCAATGCAGTAAGCCCGGGCTCGACAAAGACAGATTTCAACCATCAGCTCGGGCAGGGTTCTGTTGAAGACGCAGCCAGAAGAATTATAAAATATGCAACAATAGGCAGTGATGGCCCGACAGGCAAGTTTTTTTCCGAAGATATGAATCCTGAAACAGGGGAAATTCCGTGGTAA